AGAAGGcctgttagtgttagggttatagTTTAGAGTCTTACATTGAGAGGGAAGTAGTCTCTGAAGTGTTTCCAGATGCTCCAGTTCCGAAGCCACTCTGACCTCCGACCCCCGCTGGTGGGTGTGTCCCTGTCCAGATACAGCCAACCAGCATACAGCGCCGCCAGAACCCAC
The window above is part of the Oncorhynchus gorbuscha isolate QuinsamMale2020 ecotype Even-year linkage group LG21, OgorEven_v1.0, whole genome shotgun sequence genome. Proteins encoded here:
- the LOC124008819 gene encoding 2-acylglycerol O-acyltransferase 1-like produces the protein MKIQFAPLNIPLRRRLQTAAVLQWVFSFLALAQCCLAGYVLLCVSDWWVLAALYAGWLYLDRDTPTSGGRRSEWLRNWSIWKHFRDYFPLNVRL